GTATCCCTATGTTTCTGTCACCAAGGTAGATGTAGACCACCCCCCTGTTAAAATCCTGAAGGGGGGCTCCAACAGCAACGTCTCGGAGTCCATCTCCATTCAGATCTGCAAGACTGGATATGGTGGTGCCAAATCTCCCCATGGATGGTGCAGTCATAGTCAGTTTACTTTCAAGTTTCATCTGTGGGAAAGAGGAACATACATTCaatgataaagaaaataaatgaatcagcTCCCAGCAACCTCAATTAAACTCAAACACTGTTTCTGAGTCTTTATCTAAGCCCACCTCATCAGTCAGTGTGTAGATGTAGATCTGGCCTTCTTTCTTCTCCAGAGGCTGGTAAAACAGTGGAGCTCCTACCAGCAGGAAATCAGTGTTACCGTCTGAGTTGACATCTACTGAGCACAACTCTGCACCAAAGTAGGAACCGATCTGAAAAGCAAAGTTTATatcatttaaccctcctgttttccTTGAGTCAAATTGAGCctagtttttaaaagtttctacttaaatttgggttttctttcaacaaaattaTCCAAAAATGATGTGGATGGTTCCCTAAGACCATTACTCTTCACAGGTAGAATAAACGatcagttcacctcctgggccctatcttgcacccgggcGCAGCCCAAAGCCCGTGCAAGCCCAACTGCTGCTATTTAAAATAGCAACAGTGCCCTAGTGCCCCAGTGGCCGTGTTTtatcaaagtgacaaaaatgtcaaaaaacacttcaaaaacatgggggaaaaatacaaacatcagaagtccaaaacaaatttacaaaaacatcagaaaagtgtCAAAGAAAGATGACCAAAACGTTGaaacaaaaggttttcttttaaaatttgggccagaaaaacaaaaaattgcatAGCAGACGGGAAGATATCAAAAGGGTTaagt
The Etheostoma cragini isolate CJK2018 unplaced genomic scaffold, CSU_Ecrag_1.0 ScbMSFa_3924, whole genome shotgun sequence genome window above contains:
- the LOC117940981 gene encoding integrin alpha-10-like, translated to LFTHDGTYWTTTQRINGEQIGSYFGAELCSVDVNSDGNTDFLLVGAPLFYQPLEKKEGQIYIYTLTDEMKLESKLTMTAPSMGRFGTTISSLADLNGDGLRDVAVGAPLQDFNRGVVYIYLGDRNIGIRSTFSQ